The Betta splendens chromosome 7, fBetSpl5.4, whole genome shotgun sequence genome includes a window with the following:
- the tmem9 gene encoding transmembrane protein 9, with protein sequence MSTRAGSWSVAVAAALCLLLLDAVAFAQAKNFEDVRCKCICPPYRNISGNTYNRNVSQKDCNCLHVVEPMPVPGHDVEAYCLLCECKYEERSSTTIKITIIIYLAVVGALLLYMLFLLLVDPLIRKHDAYTQPLQNEEDSEEMRPQVDGDPARGNTVLERVEGAQQRWKKQVQEQRKTVFDRHKMLS encoded by the exons ATGTCTACCAGGGCGGGCTCCTGGAGCGTTGCCGTCGCCGCAGCGCTGTGCCTGTTGCTGCTGGACGCCGTGGCTTTTGCACAGGCTAAG AATTTTGAAGATGTTCGCTGCAAGTGCATCTGTCCTCCCTACAGGAACATCAGTGGCAACACCTACAACAGAAATGTGTCTCAGAAGGACTG TAATTGCCTCCATGTAGTGGAGCCCATGCCGGTGCCTGGCCATGATGTTGAAGCCTACTGCCTCTTGTGTGAGTGCAAGTATGAGGAACGAAGCAGCACCACCATCAAG ATAACCATCATCATTTACCTGGCCGTCGTGGGCGCACTGCTGCTCTACATGCTGTTTCTGCTACTGGTTGATCCTCTTATCCGCAAACATGACGCCTACACCCAGCCACTTCAAAATGAGGAGGATTCTGAG GAGATGCGTCCGCAGGTGGACGGCGACCCGGCCAGGGGCAACACGGTGCTGGAGCGGGTCGAGGGAGCACAGCAGCGCTGGAAAAAGCAGGTGCAGGAACAACGCAAGACTGTTTTTGACCGCCACAAAATGCTTAGTTAA
- the LOC114858880 gene encoding dihydropyridine-sensitive L-type skeletal muscle calcium channel subunit alpha-1-like — MASNADPAKPVIMNEEELKRKQREKLKKLQATGGNPRPARSLFLFTLKNPFRKACINIVEWKTFEIIILLTIFANCIALAVFLPMPEEDSNNTNASLESLEYIFLVIFTLECFLKIVAYGLVFHEGAYLRNCWNILDFVIVFMGLFTFVLDTFNKISDVPMEKGGGFDMKALRAFRVLRPLRLVSGVPSLQVVMNSILKAMLPLLHIALLVFLLVTIYAIMGLELFKCKMHKTCYYTGTDIYATAEAELPAPCAQAGNGRRCIINGSECRQGWEGPNNGITHFDNIGFAMLTVYQCITMEGWTKVLYWVNDAIGNEWPWLYFVPLILVGSFFVLNLVLGVLSGEFTKEREKARSRGEFQKLRERQQLDEDLHGYMEWITHAEVLDADREGKGLLPLTSGDSDTDSLYDLEGKSRVIYYYRLARRWNRFFRMKCLVYVKTKSFYWVVMILVFLNTLTIATEHHHQSDSLTSLQDVASRVLLVLFVLEMLVKIYALGPRAYFMSLFNRFDFFVVLCGILEMIMLSAGAVAPLGFSVLRCIRLLRILKVTKYWTSLSNLVASLLNSVRSIASLLLLLFLFIVIFSLLGMQVFGGKFNFVDHRPRRSNFDNFPQALISVFQVLTGEEWTNIMYNGIMAHGGPVIPGILVAIYFIVLFVCGNYILLNVFLAIAVDNLAEAESLTSAQKEKAEEKMRKKLLRSKMPDKTDEERERISKKLAEQRAKLEGMPTTAKLKVDEFESNVNEVKDPFPPADFPGDDEEEEPEIPLSPRPRPMADLQLKEEAVPLPEASSFFIFGPQNKFRKLCYKIINASSFTNLILLFILLSSISLAAEDPIDPKSYRNMILAYADIVFTTVFTIEIVLKMTVYGAFMHKGSFCRNSFNILDLIVVGVSLLSMGMESSAISVVKILRVLRVLRPLRAINRAKGLKHVVQCVFVAIKTIGNIVLVTMLLNFMFACIGVQLFKGKFYSCTDPSKVIEEECRGSFLKHMENSLEDTVVANREWLNSDFNFDNVLNGMLALFTVSTFEGWPKLLYRAIDSDVEDMGPVFNNRVEVSIFFIIYIILIAFFMMNIFVGFVIVTFQEQGEQEYKNCELDKNQRQCVQYALKARPLRCYIPKNPYQYRVWYIVTSCYFEYLMFFLIMLNTLCLGMQHCNQSEHVTKLSDNLNLIFTVLFTVEMILKLMAFKARGYFGDPWNVFDFIIVIGSVVDVILSEVDSALAASGGLYCLHGCTETNLMQEIAASENASVSITFFRLFRVMRLVKLLNRSEGIRNLLWTFIKSFQALPHVALLIVMLFFIYAVIGMQIFGKVALVDGTQINRNNNFQTFPQAVLMLFRCATGEAWQEVMMASMYGKKCDPKSDFLPGEEYTCGSNFAVFYFLSFYCLCAFLILNLFVAVIMDNFDYLTRDWSLLGPHHLDEFKKIWAEYDPEATGRIKHLDVVTLLRRIQPPLGFGKFCPHREACKRLVGMNMPLNSDGTVTFNATLFALVRTALKIKTEGNFEQANEELRAIIKQIWKRTSMKLLDQVIPPIGDDEVTVGKFYATFLLQDHFRKFMKRQEEYYGYRPTKKSASGPEIQAGLRSIEEEAAQEMHRAISGDLQNEEEMDRAMEEAGEERIYQRTHGLFGNRVDSFSSEPSNAQAPQMTNQRPLQFSESQPDSPPDSSALVPATEFFPTNTNNNAFAEFSFEREGSPEEFYNPSEDGEPDFQHSWNFTVRTDRTQFPYEPNYGDSVSQSSHTAADQLVQEALVKGGLGPLARDPSFVSGTKKEMADAMHIPISEMEGVARGILCERSGSVASSKKRRPVPVPPSVPAAAAQPDPAVRRKRRPVPMVPSKQGPADADSKV, encoded by the exons ATGGCGTCCAACGCAGATCCTGCCAAGCCCGTTATCATGAatgaagaggagctgaagaggaagcagagggagaagctgaagaagctacAGGCCACGGGGGGCAACCCTCGGCCCGCGaggtctctcttcctcttcacttTGAAAAATCCTTTCCGCAAGGCCTGCATCAACATCGTGGAGTGGAA AACCTTCGAGATCATCATCCTATTGACCATCTTTGCGAATTGCATAGCCCTGGCGGTTTTCCTGCCCATGCCCGAGGAGGACAGTAACAATACCAACGCGAGCCTG GAGAGTTTGGAATACATCTTCCTGGTCATCTTCACGCTGGAGTGCTTTCTGAAGATAGTGGCGTACGGGTTGGTGTTCCACGAAGGCGCCTATTTACGGAACTGTTGGAACATATTGGACTTTGTCATCGTCTTCATGGG TCTCTTCACCTTTGTTTTGGACACCTTCAATAAGATCTCCGACGTGCCGATGGAGAAGGGTGGAGGCTTTGACATGAAGGCGCTGAGGGCTTTCAGGGTGCTGCGACCACTCCGCCTCGTGTCTGGAGTGCCCA GTCTGCAGGTGGTGATGAACTCCATCCTCAAGGCgatgctgcctctgctgcacatCGCCCTGCTGGTCTTTCTGCTCGTCACCATTTATGCCATCATGGGCCTGGAGCTCTTCAAGTGCAAAATGCACAAGACCTGCTATTACACCGGCACAG ACATCTATGCCACAGCGGAGGCTGAGCTGCCTGCGCCCTGTGCTCAGGCTGGTAATGGACGCCGCTGCATCATCAACGGGTCAGAGTGCCGTCAAGGTTGGGAGGGTCCCAACAATGGCATCACGCACTTTGATAACATTGGCTTTGCCATGCTGACTGTGTACCAGTGCATCACCATGGAGGGATGGACCAAAGTGCTCTACTGG GTTAATGATGCCATAGGGAACGAATGGCCTTGGCTCTATTTCGTTCCTCTTATTCTGGTGGGCTCCTTCTTTGTGCTCAATCTGGTCCTGGGCGTGCTCAGTGG GGAGTTTACCAAGGAGCGGGAGAAGGCCAGGTCGCGTGGCGAGTTCCAGAAGCTGCGAGAGcgccagcagctggatgaggacCTCCACGGTTACATGGAGTGGATCACTCACGCTGAAGTCCTGGACGCCGACCGAGAAGGGAAAG GACTTCTACCGCTGACCAGTGGAGATTCAGACACAGACAGCCTGTATGACCTGGAAGGAAAGAGTCGCGTTATCTACTACTA CCGCTTGGCCCGTCGCTGGAATCGCTTCTTCAGGATGAAGTGCCTCGTGTATGTGAAGACCAAGAGCTTTTACTGGGTGGTGATGATCCTCGTCTTCCTCAACACCCTGACTATAGCAACGGAGCACCATCACCAGTCGGACTCGCTTACATCGCTGCAGG ACGTTGCCAGTCGTGTGCTCCTGGTGCTCTTCGTCCTTGAGATGCTTGTGAAGATCTACGCTCTGGGACCCAGAGCGTATTTCATGTCTCTCTTCAACCGCTTCGACTTCTTCGTGGTGCTGTGTGGCATCCTGGAGATGATCATGCTGTCTGCAGGCGCCGTGGCCCCCCTGGGCTTCTCCGTGCTCAGGTGTATCCGGCTGCTGAGGATTCTCAAAGTCACAAA GTACTGGACCTCTCTGAGCAACCTCGTGGCCTCTCTGCTCAACTCCGTCCGCTCCATCGCGtccctgctccttcttctcttcctcttcatcgtcATCTTCTCGCTCCTCGGCATGCAAGTGTTTGGGGGTAAATTTAACTTTGTAGACCACAGACCGAGGCGCAGCAACTTTGACAACTTCCCTCAGGCGCTCATCAGCGTGTTTCAG GTCCTGACAGGGGAGGAGTGGACCAACATCATGTACAACGGCATCATGGCCCATGGAGGGCCTGTCATCCCTGGCATCCTCGTCGCCATCTACTTCATTGTCCTCTTTGTTTGTGGAAACT ACATCCTTCTCAACGTCTTCTTGGCCATCGCCGTCGACAACCTGGCAGAAGCTGAGAGTCTGACCTCAGCTCAGAAAGAAAAGGCAGaggagaagatgaggaagaagcTACTAAG GTCCAAAATGCCCGATAAGACTGACGAGGAGCGGGAGAGGATATCCAAGAAGCTGGCAGAGCAGAGGGCCAAGCTGGAGGGCATGCCCACCACAGCCAAG CTGAAAGTTGATGAGTTCGAGTCCAATGTCAACGAAGTGAAGGATCCGTTCCCGCCTGCCGACTTCCCAG GtgatgacgaggaggaagagcctGAAATCCCTCTCAGCCCTCGGCCCCGACCAATGGCCgacctgcagctgaaggaggaggccgTTCCACTGCCTGAAGCCagttcctttttcatttttggtCCCCAGAACAA GTTCCGTAAGCTGTGCTACAAGATCATCAATGCCTCTTCGTTCACCAACCTAATCCTGCTGTTCatcctgctctcctccatctccctggCAGCTGAGGACCCCATCGATCCCAAGTCCTACAGAAACATG ATCTTAGCCTATGCCGATATTGTCTTTACAACTGTGTTCACAATTGAGATTGTGCTCAAG ATGACAGTCTACGGAGCTTTCATGCATAAAGGCTCCTTCTGCCGTAACTCCTTCAACATTCTGGATCTGATTGTGGTTGGAGTCTCACTGCTGTCAATGGGAATGGA GTCCAGTGCCATCTCTGTGGTGAAGATCCTCAGGGTGCTGAGGGTGCTGAGGCCTCTCAGAGCCATTAACAGAGCTAAAGGCTTGAAG CACGTGGTGCAGTGCGTGTTTGTGGCCATCAAAACCATCGGCAACATCGTTCTGGTCACCATGCTGCTGAATTTCATGTTTGCCTGCATTGGAGTGCAGCTCTTCAAG GGTAAATTCTACAGCTGCACAGACCCCTCCAAAGTGATAGAGGAGGAATGCCG GGGATCCTTCCTGAAGCACATGGAGAACTCCCTAGAGGACACAGTGGTGGCTAACAGAGAGTGGCTCAACAGTGACTTCAACTTTGACAATGTGCTCAATGGCATGCTGGCGCTCTTCACTGTGTCTACATTCGAGGGCTGGCCGAA ACTGCTGTACCGAGCCATCGATTCAGACGTGGAGGACATGGGTCCTGTCTTTAATAACCGCGTGGAGGTGTccatcttcttcatcatctaCATCATTCTCATCGCCTTCTTCATGATGAACATCTTCGTGGGCTTCGTCATCGTCACCTTCCAGGAGCAAGGCGAGCAAGAGTATAAGAACTGTGAGCTGGACAAGAACCAG CGTCAGTGTGTGCAGTACGCCCTGAAGGCTCGTCCTCTGAGGTGCTACATCCCCAAAAACCCCTACCAGTACAGAGTCTGGTACATCGTCACCTCCTGCTACTTCGAGTATCTCATGTTCTTCCTCATTATGCTCAACACCCTGTGTTTGGGAATGCAG CACTGTAACCAGTCCGAACACGTGACCAAGCTGTCAGACAACCTGAACCTGATCTTCACCGTGCTCTTCACCGTGGAGATGATCCTCAAACTCATGGCATTCAAAGCGCGG GGCTACTTTGGAGACCCCTGGAACGTATTTGacttcatcatcgtcatcggCAGCGTCGTTGACGTTATCCTGAGTGAGGTCGAT AGTGCCCTGGCCGCCAGTGGAGGGCTGTACTGTCTCCAtggctgtact GAGACGAACCTCATGCAGGAGATTGCG GCCTCTGAAAACGCTTCGGTTTCCATCACATTCTTCCGACTCTTCCGTGTCATGCGTCTGGTCAAACTGCTGAACCGCTCGGAGGGCATTCGTAACCTGCTGTGGACCTTCATCAAGTCCTTTCAG GCTCTTCCTCATGTGGCTCTGCTCATCGTGatgcttttctttatttatgCTGTGATTGGGATGCAG ATCTTCGGGAAAGTAGCCTTAGTGGATGGCACACAAATCAACCGCAACAACAACTTCCAGACATTCCCTCAGGCTGTTCTGATGCTATTCCG ATGTGCTACTGGAGAGGCCTGGCAGGAGGTCATGATGGCTTCGATGTATGGGAAGAAATGTGACCCGAAGTCAGACTTCCTTCCAGGAGAGGAGTACACCTGCGGATCCAACTTCGCTGTCTTCTACTTCCTCAGCTTTTACTGTCTCTGTGCTTTCCTG ATCCTCAACCTGTTTGTCGCCGTCATCATGGACAACTTCGACTACCTGACTCGTGACTGGTCTCTCCTCGGTCCACATCACTTGGACGAGTTCAAGAAGATCTGGGCTGAATACGACCCTGAAGCCAC GGGAAGAATCAAACATCTGGATGTTGTGACGCTGCTCCGACGCATTCAGCCTCCGCTGGGCTTTGGCAAGTTCTGTCCTCATCGAGAGGCCTGCAAG CGTTTGGTTGGTATGAACATGCCTCTTAACAGCGATGGCACCGTCACGTTCAACGCCACCCTTTTCGCTCTGGTCCGGACAGCGCTCAAGATCAAAACAGAAG GTAACTTTGAGCAGGCCAACGAGGAGCTGAGAGCCATTATAAAGCAAATCTGGAAACGCACCAGTATGAAACTGCTGGACCAGGTCATCCCCCCCATAGGAG ACGATGAGGTGACTGTGGGCAAGTTCTACGCTACCTTCCTGCTCCAAGACCATTTCCGCAAGTTTATGAAACGGCAAGAGGAATACTACGGCTACCGGCCCACGAAGAAGAGCGCCTCAGGCCCAGAGATCCAG gcggGTCTGAGGAGCATAGAGGAAGAGGCAGCTCAGGAGATGCACAGGGCCATTTCAGGAGACCTTCAAAATGAGGAAGAGATGGACAGAGCgatggaggaagctggagaggagCGCATTTACCAG CGTACCCACGGTCTTTTTGGCAATCGCGTGGACTCGTTCTCCTCGGAGCCCAGTAACGCTCAGGCCCCACAGATGACCAACCAGCGGCCGCTCCAGTTCTCCGAGAGCCAGCCAGACTCCCCGCCTGACTCCTCCGCCTTGGTGCCCGCGACTGAGTTCTTCCccacaaacaccaacaacaaTGCTTTTGCAGA ATTTTCATTTGAAAGAGAAGGGAGTCCTGAAGAGTTTTACAATCCCAGCGAGGATGGAGAGCCAG ATTTCCAGCACTCTTGGAACTTCACAGTGAGAACGGACAGAACAcag tTCCCTTATGAGCCAAACTATGGCGACAGCGTGAGTCAGAGCTCCCATACTGCCGCTGACCAGCTTGTCCAGGAG gCTCTAGTGAAGGGCGGCCTGGGTCCCCTGGCCAGAGACCCCAGCTTTGTCTCTGGGACTAAGAAGGAAATGGCTGATGCCATGCACATTCCCATCTCTGAGATGGAGGGCGTGGCTCGGGGAATCCTCTGCGAACGCTCCGGCAGTGTCGCCTCTTCAAAGAAGAGACGTCCAGTTCCTGTCCCGCCTTCtgtccctgctgcagcagcccagCCAGATccagcagtgaggaggaagagacgcCCAGTCCCCATGGTTCCCTCCAAGCAGGGCCCGGCTGATGCAGACTCCAAGGTTTAG